The proteins below come from a single Thermodesulforhabdaceae bacterium genomic window:
- a CDS encoding GNAT family N-acetyltransferase: MESLSFRFLDSSHFHDVASLFSLVFSKHVRSSDFDWKYRQDLFGRCYGVQAVTETGQVVAHVAAVPAEGVFSGQSMPLFQFVDAMVHPEWRGRNTLTHMIHLLLGLIKSYHPCFFPYVFPGPVSSRIGQKYGWLKLIKSVEDVVITPCSKGWFASKLSFISFERFKNIPSVVNSLWIKLQRAYPILVKRNEQFLSWRYVHHPWFSYEFYLVKRFWKPIGWIIVESAANNPPRIVDYLLPPLEARAIFENFLRELSFSEAIVWLPEVLKQQMIFNPKAVIFRPTPIDLCMVTNEGLDWLPPAEILSATFFYNMGDIDIY; this comes from the coding sequence ATGGAATCACTATCTTTTCGCTTTCTGGATTCGTCTCATTTTCATGACGTAGCCTCGCTATTTTCCTTGGTGTTTTCGAAGCATGTGAGGAGTTCCGATTTTGATTGGAAGTATAGACAGGATTTGTTTGGACGTTGTTATGGGGTGCAGGCTGTTACCGAAACGGGGCAAGTTGTTGCTCACGTCGCTGCTGTCCCTGCAGAAGGTGTTTTTTCTGGACAATCTATGCCCTTATTCCAGTTTGTAGATGCTATGGTTCATCCTGAATGGCGAGGTCGTAATACTCTTACTCACATGATCCATCTGCTTTTGGGATTGATTAAAAGCTATCATCCTTGCTTTTTCCCCTATGTCTTTCCAGGACCTGTTTCGTCCAGGATTGGTCAGAAATATGGCTGGTTGAAGCTTATAAAGTCAGTGGAAGATGTTGTTATCACTCCTTGCTCCAAAGGATGGTTTGCTAGCAAGTTGTCGTTCATTTCTTTTGAACGGTTTAAAAATATCCCCTCGGTTGTAAATTCTCTGTGGATTAAACTTCAAAGAGCTTATCCCATTTTGGTCAAAAGAAACGAACAATTCCTTTCTTGGCGATATGTGCATCATCCCTGGTTTTCCTACGAGTTTTATCTCGTAAAGCGTTTTTGGAAGCCAATTGGATGGATTATCGTTGAATCGGCAGCTAACAATCCCCCACGGATTGTTGACTATCTTTTACCTCCCCTGGAAGCTAGAGCGATATTTGAGAATTTTCTTCGTGAGTTAAGTTTTTCGGAAGCTATTGTATGGCTACCGGAGGTTTTAAAACAACAAATGATCTTTAACCCAAAGGCTGTCATTTTTCGTCCCACCCCAATAGATCTTTGCATGGTAACCAATGAAGGTTTGGATTGGCTTCCACCGGCTGAAATTCTTTCGGCTACGTTTTTTTATAACATGGGTGACATCGATATTTACTGA
- the ahbD gene encoding heme b synthase: MSEYKSSFDDGHRSNSNSEKQGERLLSTNLRLVAWEITRTCNLSCIHCRAASIDAPYPDELSTDEAMKLIDDIATVSKPILILTGGEPLLRNDIFQIASYGNEKGFRITMATNGTLVKPDVAKEMKKAGVQRVSISIDGATQESHDNFRQVKGAFESAIKGIETLKAYEIPFQINTTITAVNREELPDIHKLAMSLGAVAHHIFLVVPTGRARDMAGQEIPPEAYEETLNWFYEQRGKTPLQLKATCAPHYYRILRQRARERGEKVTVETYGLDAMTRGCLAGTGFCFVSHLGDVQPCGYLEVICGNIRKKSFREIWENSDVFKRLRDLSLYEGKCGSCEYIRVCGGCRARAYEATGNFMAEEPLCTYLPHGLR, from the coding sequence ATGAGTGAATATAAATCTAGCTTTGATGATGGGCATCGGAGTAATTCAAATTCGGAAAAGCAAGGAGAAAGATTATTGTCAACAAACCTTCGCCTTGTTGCCTGGGAGATTACCAGAACTTGTAACCTTTCTTGCATCCACTGTCGCGCCGCTTCCATCGATGCCCCTTATCCTGACGAGCTTTCTACAGATGAAGCCATGAAACTTATCGACGATATTGCTACCGTGTCAAAGCCCATACTTATTCTCACCGGGGGAGAACCGCTTCTTAGAAACGATATTTTTCAGATCGCTTCTTACGGCAACGAAAAAGGCTTTAGAATAACCATGGCGACTAACGGAACGCTTGTTAAGCCTGATGTTGCTAAGGAGATGAAAAAGGCAGGGGTGCAGCGCGTCAGCATAAGCATTGATGGTGCTACTCAAGAAAGCCATGATAATTTCCGACAGGTGAAGGGAGCCTTTGAATCTGCCATAAAAGGGATTGAGACATTGAAGGCTTACGAGATTCCTTTTCAGATCAACACGACCATTACGGCTGTGAATAGAGAAGAACTTCCTGATATTCACAAGCTTGCTATGTCGCTTGGCGCTGTGGCTCATCATATATTTCTAGTTGTTCCAACGGGTAGAGCAAGAGATATGGCAGGGCAAGAGATTCCCCCTGAAGCCTATGAGGAAACCTTAAACTGGTTTTATGAGCAAAGGGGGAAGACCCCGCTTCAGCTCAAAGCTACCTGCGCTCCTCATTATTACCGTATTTTAAGACAGCGAGCCCGCGAAAGGGGCGAAAAGGTGACCGTTGAAACATACGGGCTTGATGCCATGACAAGAGGATGCCTCGCCGGCACAGGGTTTTGCTTTGTATCGCACCTTGGCGATGTTCAGCCCTGTGGTTATCTAGAGGTGATCTGCGGTAACATTAGAAAGAAGTCTTTCAGAGAAATATGGGAAAACTCAGATGTGTTCAAAAGACTGAGAGACCTTTCCCTTTACGAAGGAAAATGCGGTTCCTGTGAATACATAAGAGTTTGCGGAGGTTGTAGAGCGAGAGCCTACGAGGCTACCGGGAATTTTATGGCGGAAGAGCCGCTCTGCACCTACCTCCCACACGGACTAAGGTAA
- a CDS encoding heterodisulfide reductase-related iron-sulfur binding cluster, with amino-acid sequence MLVRQNLKAFSSRVDIIVTACATCSMTIKKVWPSVMSDESSTVKEAVHTLSGKLMDIVQFLAMGFARDVEKSRNVYQSSKTKVTYHDPCHLRKSLGIWKEPREILASLQEYEFVEMSEADSCCGFGGSFALKHGDISERIGDRKIGNIIQTGAEIVSTACPGCMLQIASGVSKAKASVQVKHIVELVANSQNYRWT; translated from the coding sequence TTGCTCGTTCGCCAGAATCTAAAGGCTTTTTCCAGCAGAGTAGATATAATTGTGACCGCCTGTGCGACCTGTTCGATGACCATAAAAAAAGTATGGCCATCCGTGATGAGTGATGAATCATCAACGGTGAAAGAGGCAGTGCACACTCTATCGGGTAAGCTCATGGATATTGTGCAGTTTCTGGCTATGGGCTTTGCCAGGGATGTTGAAAAATCCAGAAACGTTTATCAGTCTTCCAAAACCAAGGTAACCTACCATGATCCTTGCCATCTTAGAAAGTCTCTTGGGATATGGAAAGAACCAAGAGAAATTCTTGCTTCCCTTCAGGAATACGAATTCGTGGAAATGTCAGAAGCCGATTCTTGCTGTGGCTTTGGAGGTAGTTTTGCTTTGAAACATGGCGATATTTCTGAACGCATTGGCGATCGAAAGATTGGCAATATTATTCAGACTGGGGCAGAGATTGTTTCGACGGCTTGCCCAGGGTGCATGTTGCAAATAGCAAGCGGAGTTTCTAAAGCTAAAGCATCTGTCCAGGTAAAACATATTGTTGAGTTAGTTGCAAATTCCCAGAATTACCGATGGACGTAA
- a CDS encoding (Fe-S)-binding protein — protein sequence MPNHKTSKIISMLQNLENDLSICMRCGMCQSVFSIYRETHREPDVARGKIILLDALKDGIFENARGVLKRLQRCLLCGACEASCPGGVKCLEIFFKARSILSYIEGLPIWERVFLRKIFSEPERFRNIMNFLALCQPLAVSKVSSSVGTVHARIPLPFFKNRDLMPLAEKPFKDRIQLLDISQKAGQPRVAIFIGCLVDRIFPSVAESMVEVLKTNQVWLFTPEDQVCCGIPALSG from the coding sequence ATGCCCAACCACAAGACATCAAAAATCATATCGATGTTACAAAATCTGGAAAATGATCTTTCTATTTGTATGCGTTGTGGAATGTGTCAATCTGTGTTCTCTATCTACCGTGAAACTCACCGTGAGCCTGATGTTGCCCGAGGTAAAATCATTCTACTAGATGCCTTGAAAGATGGGATTTTTGAAAATGCTCGTGGCGTGCTAAAACGCCTTCAAAGATGCTTGCTTTGCGGTGCCTGCGAAGCAAGTTGTCCTGGTGGGGTAAAATGCTTGGAAATATTTTTCAAGGCAAGATCAATACTTTCTTATATCGAAGGTCTTCCAATTTGGGAACGAGTGTTTCTTAGAAAGATTTTTTCCGAACCGGAAAGGTTCCGAAATATAATGAACTTTCTGGCTTTGTGCCAGCCTCTCGCTGTTTCAAAGGTTAGTTCTAGTGTTGGCACTGTGCATGCTAGGATCCCTTTACCATTTTTTAAGAATCGGGATTTGATGCCTCTAGCAGAAAAACCTTTTAAGGATCGAATTCAATTGCTGGACATTTCCCAAAAAGCTGGACAGCCAAGAGTTGCCATTTTTATTGGATGCCTCGTAGATCGCATTTTTCCATCGGTGGCTGAATCGATGGTTGAAGTTTTGAAAACTAACCAGGTGTGGCTTTTCACTCCGGAAGATCAGGTATGTTGCGGTATTCCTGCTCTCTCTGGGTGA
- a CDS encoding ferric reductase-like transmembrane domain-containing protein, producing the protein MVGSRLLRWIWILIWLSLLGFFCALWIFSVKDRLLTEDWIDKLADVGNLFGIIAIYLMVFMMSFGVRLPIIEKPFGLDSLIRFHKKFGPIVVFFVLVHVGLKVLKYSQLVGGRLEDVWDFVVQFYPYSWNLMDNALVIARWTVLILLFAVLAAKAGQYFLPFKLWKPVHAMLYLVIPAALLHSIAISRDIRVFPMTIGWAVLGISWVVLFGYRLSYIATRKAQCRWFLESVKEETHDTNTYTFVRHEGPGRFGNWLPGQFAIFRYDTGFLGWSEPHPFTLSSAPDEGKISCTVKAVGSFTRNLRTVAPGTPFLCEGPYGVFTPNFKKDAHLICIAGGVGVTPFLSIIRHIAKKSLPVKVTLIWGNKSKADIIAYEELSQLVKSSSWLTIVHVLSEQRITDELLGEVKDDGFFWEEGFVRGVIFEKYITDLRGTQFFLCGPPPMQRFVLDELKRTLKIPSRKVKREFFSF; encoded by the coding sequence ATGGTAGGAAGTAGACTGCTTAGATGGATTTGGATCCTGATTTGGTTGTCCCTTTTGGGATTTTTTTGTGCACTATGGATTTTTTCTGTCAAAGATAGATTATTAACCGAAGATTGGATCGATAAATTAGCTGATGTGGGCAACCTGTTTGGTATCATTGCAATTTATCTTATGGTTTTCATGATGTCTTTTGGAGTAAGGCTTCCTATCATTGAAAAACCTTTCGGTTTGGATAGTCTCATTAGATTCCATAAGAAATTTGGACCGATAGTGGTGTTTTTTGTTTTGGTCCACGTAGGTTTAAAAGTTCTTAAGTATTCCCAATTGGTTGGTGGAAGGTTAGAAGATGTGTGGGATTTTGTTGTTCAGTTTTATCCCTACTCATGGAATCTAATGGATAATGCACTGGTGATAGCTCGATGGACGGTTCTAATACTCCTTTTTGCGGTTCTTGCTGCCAAAGCCGGTCAGTATTTCCTTCCCTTCAAGCTGTGGAAACCTGTTCACGCCATGTTATACCTTGTAATTCCGGCTGCTCTTTTGCACTCTATCGCAATAAGCCGTGATATAAGAGTCTTCCCGATGACTATTGGGTGGGCAGTTTTGGGCATATCGTGGGTGGTGCTTTTTGGATATCGTCTTTCCTATATCGCTACCAGGAAAGCCCAGTGCCGATGGTTTTTGGAATCGGTCAAAGAAGAAACTCATGATACTAACACATATACATTTGTTCGCCACGAAGGTCCTGGGCGTTTTGGGAACTGGCTTCCTGGTCAGTTTGCAATATTTCGTTATGATACTGGGTTTTTAGGCTGGAGCGAGCCTCATCCGTTTACTTTGTCATCCGCTCCTGATGAAGGCAAAATATCCTGCACAGTAAAAGCCGTGGGATCCTTTACCAGAAATCTTAGAACTGTAGCCCCCGGAACTCCATTCCTATGTGAAGGTCCCTACGGTGTGTTTACTCCCAATTTTAAGAAAGATGCTCACCTTATATGCATTGCGGGAGGGGTGGGAGTAACCCCGTTCTTAAGCATTATACGCCATATAGCTAAGAAATCACTTCCAGTGAAAGTTACATTGATATGGGGCAATAAATCAAAGGCTGATATTATTGCTTACGAAGAACTTTCTCAGTTGGTTAAGTCTTCTTCCTGGCTCACAATAGTCCATGTTCTTAGTGAACAGCGCATAACTGATGAATTGTTAGGGGAGGTTAAAGACGACGGATTCTTTTGGGAGGAAGGCTTCGTAAGAGGAGTTATTTTCGAAAAATACATTACCGATCTTCGTGGCACTCAATTCTTTCTTTGTGGTCCCCCGCCTATGCAGCGTTTTGTTCTGGACGAACTGAAGCGAACCCTGAAAATTCCTTCGAGAAAAGTCAAAAGAGAGTTTTTTTCTTTTTAA
- a CDS encoding thioesterase family protein has translation MKEGDFLFRTTVRVRYADTDAQGHVYFANYLVYFDIGTTDYMKAIGYSYEKLLEDGYDFFTVEALCRYRGEAFFDDELDVGAKISNIGNSSFTFNLALFRGNILIADGHIVNVMIDRSSKKPVRVPEGFRKAVEEFEQRR, from the coding sequence ATGAAAGAAGGTGATTTCCTATTTAGAACCACAGTCCGAGTTCGTTATGCCGATACGGATGCCCAGGGACATGTCTATTTTGCAAACTACTTAGTCTATTTTGATATAGGCACAACGGATTATATGAAAGCTATTGGATATAGCTATGAAAAACTCCTGGAGGATGGCTACGACTTCTTTACTGTTGAAGCTTTGTGCCGCTACCGTGGAGAAGCCTTCTTTGATGATGAACTCGATGTTGGCGCCAAAATCTCTAACATAGGGAATTCAAGTTTTACCTTTAACCTTGCGCTTTTTAGGGGCAATATCTTAATAGCCGATGGACATATTGTAAATGTTATGATTGACCGATCATCTAAGAAACCGGTGAGAGTTCCGGAAGGTTTTAGAAAAGCAGTTGAAGAATTTGAGCAAAGGAGATGA